One genomic segment of Chelonia mydas isolate rCheMyd1 chromosome 1, rCheMyd1.pri.v2, whole genome shotgun sequence includes these proteins:
- the LOC102929925 gene encoding poly(U)-specific endoribonuclease, with amino-acid sequence MARRLELNHELSKLFNELWDADVNRFVPGKDYTIDLQEKAGFVQQGSSIARDSASEPLFRYVNEKRLKSTKTFAAFVSLLDNYETSTGVAEVVTPQEMAENNRFLDAILETEVMKLTHQYLVRKNWSKPSLNDFKSQLYDIWFQLYTREAGKGPDSCGFEHVFVGETKHGKEILGLHNWVQFYLQEKHKQIDYKGYVARRNKSRSDEDDQVLSLQFSWKGLVKPVGSTFIGVSPEFEFALYTIIFLQSQERVTREMVQIEEYELQIVVCRHGKYIGTAYPVLLSSNNEDLY; translated from the exons ATGGCTCGTAG GCTGGAGTTAAATCATGAACTTTCTAAACTTTTCAATGAGCTATGGGATGCAGATGTCAATCGCTTTGTGCCCGGGAAAGATTATACAATTGACTTACAG GAAAAAGCAGGCTTTGTACAGCAGGGCAGCAGCATTGCAAGGGACAGTGCATCTGAACCTCTGTTTCGCTACGTAAATGAAAAGCGTTTGAAGAGCACAAAAACTTTTGCAG CTTTTGTTTCCCTGTTGGACAATTATGAAACGTCAACTGGTGTAGCAGAAGTTGTGACCCCACAAGAAATGGCTGAAAACAATCGTTTTCTTGATGCTATCTTAGAAACAGAAGTAATGAAA CTTACTCATCAATATTTAGTTAGAAAAAATTGGTCAAAACCCAGTCTTAACGATTTCAAGTCTCAGCTCTATGACATCTGGTTTCAGCTATACACCAGGGAAGCGGGAAAGGG GCCTGATTCCTGTGGATTTGAACATGTGTTTGTCGGAGAAACAAAACATGGAAAAGAGATTCTGGGTTTGCATAACTGGGTACAATTTTACCTTCAGGAAAAGCATAAACAAATTGACTACAAAGGCTATGTTGCCAGGAGGAACAAGAGCAGG TCTGATGAAGATGATCAAGTTCTGAGTCTACAGTTCAGCTGGAAAGGTCTAGTAAAACCTGTGGGAAGCACCTTTATTGGTGTCAGCCCCGAGTTTGAATTTGCCCTCTATACAATCATTTTTCTGCAGTCTCAGGAAAGGGTCACTCGTGAGATGGTGCAGATAGAGGAGTATGAACTACAGATAGTTGTGTGTCGCCATGGTAAATACATTGGAACAGCATATCCTGTCCTCCTTAGCAGCAACAATGAAGATTTGTATTGA